In Methanobacterium paludis, the following proteins share a genomic window:
- a CDS encoding DUF2178 domain-containing protein, protein MNKKTYQNLRLFIIVLVAAFVATAVIMGNLLLAFITLLLGTLASYFIKKNVYEITEDERTALVANNASRMAMVLFLTVITVLGVGLLTLKSTFPEFTQAGFTLTDSACLLLLLYSGFYLYYNKKHG, encoded by the coding sequence TTGAATAAAAAAACTTATCAAAACCTTAGATTGTTCATCATAGTTCTTGTGGCTGCATTCGTTGCAACAGCAGTTATAATGGGGAACCTGCTTCTTGCATTCATAACGTTACTTTTAGGAACCCTTGCATCATATTTTATTAAAAAAAATGTTTATGAGATAACTGAAGATGAAAGAACGGCACTGGTCGCTAATAACGCTTCCAGGATGGCTATGGTTTTATTTTTAACTGTAATCACAGTTTTAGGGGTTGGACTACTGACGCTCAAGAGCACTTTTCCTGAATTTACCCAGGCTGGTTTCACATTAACGGATTCTGCATGTTTATTGCTCCTGTTATACAGTGGATTCTACTTGTACTACAATAAAAAACATGGATGA
- a CDS encoding class I SAM-dependent DNA methyltransferase: MEFLGEGDLYRKFAGYYDKIYENVDYVKEAEFIKWAVKTHKQNEGRKLLDVACGTGTHASVLIEDFQVIGVDISEDMMKIARKKVPNAQFIHGDMKKLDLREKFDVVICMFSAIHYNTSYNELETTLKNFYNQLNDGGVVIFDFGLNQNNWIEGLVSVDTVVEEDLKIARICQSNREGFVFNANFVFLVKENGKVDFDIDQHRLGIFDMEKTVEIMKKIGFEINIYADFSSKEWENGEGERPIFVGVK, translated from the coding sequence GTGGAGTTTTTGGGTGAAGGGGATCTATACAGAAAATTTGCAGGTTACTACGATAAAATCTATGAAAACGTGGACTACGTTAAAGAAGCAGAATTCATTAAGTGGGCAGTTAAAACTCATAAACAAAATGAAGGAAGAAAACTCCTTGATGTTGCATGCGGAACAGGAACACATGCATCTGTACTTATTGAAGATTTCCAGGTTATTGGAGTCGATATAAGTGAGGATATGATGAAAATAGCCCGTAAAAAGGTACCAAATGCCCAGTTCATTCATGGGGACATGAAAAAACTGGACCTTAGGGAAAAATTTGATGTGGTTATCTGTATGTTTTCCGCAATACACTACAACACCAGTTACAATGAACTTGAAACTACCTTAAAAAACTTTTACAACCAACTCAACGATGGAGGGGTTGTTATCTTCGATTTCGGATTAAACCAAAACAACTGGATTGAAGGTCTTGTAAGCGTGGACACTGTAGTTGAAGAAGATCTAAAAATTGCAAGGATATGTCAATCTAACAGAGAGGGTTTCGTATTCAATGCAAACTTCGTTTTCCTTGTTAAAGAAAATGGAAAGGTGGACTTTGATATAGACCAGCACAGATTAGGTATCTTTGATATGGAAAAGACCGTTGAGATTATGAAAAAAATCGGATTTGAAATAAATATTTATGCAGATTTCTCAAGTAAAGAATGGGAAAATGGAGAAGGGGAAAGGCCCATATTCGTGGGTGTTAAATAA
- a CDS encoding flavodoxin family protein — MKTLIIYNSFHHGNTKKIAETMADALEARVLKYDDVDAYNIVDYDLIGFGSGIYYGKPKNEFVEFIDSLPDVKNRKAFVFTTSGKGKDEYNDPLKEKLAEKGFEIIGSFTWKGFDTWGPLKIIGGKNKGRPNDEDLEHARILAKSLKDKV, encoded by the coding sequence ATGAAAACATTGATAATATATAATTCATTCCACCATGGTAATACAAAGAAGATTGCAGAAACAATGGCTGATGCTCTTGAAGCTCGAGTATTAAAATATGATGATGTGGATGCATATAACATTGTAGACTACGATTTAATTGGTTTTGGCTCAGGTATCTATTACGGAAAACCAAAAAATGAATTCGTTGAGTTCATTGATAGTTTACCAGATGTAAAAAACCGAAAAGCCTTTGTATTCACGACAAGTGGAAAGGGAAAAGATGAATACAACGATCCATTGAAAGAAAAATTGGCTGAAAAGGGTTTTGAGATCATAGGATCATTTACTTGGAAAGGATTCGACACATGGGGCCCTTTAAAAATTATTGGCGGAAAAAATAAGGGCAGGCCAAATGATGAAGACCTTGAACACGCTAGAATTCTTGCAAAAAGTTTAAAAGATAAGGTTTAA
- a CDS encoding 30S ribosomal protein S3ae, whose protein sequence is MAKARRRRVRDTWKEKQWYKIMTPVEFGDAEIGSTPARDPELLINRGVESSMRELAGDFSKQYIKLYFRINNVVGDIANTKFMGHQVTTDYVRSMIRRGTSRIDAISNVTTKDGQKLKVHVLGITIKRAKSSQQKFIRETMERMVQEAAANKPFQEFIEDIVGGKMASHIYHEAKKIYPLKRVETVKTQMIEEKT, encoded by the coding sequence ATGGCTAAAGCAAGACGTAGAAGAGTACGAGATACATGGAAAGAAAAACAATGGTATAAGATAATGACTCCTGTGGAGTTTGGAGACGCAGAAATTGGCTCAACTCCTGCAAGAGACCCTGAATTACTCATAAATAGGGGTGTTGAATCCTCAATGAGAGAGCTCGCAGGCGACTTCAGCAAGCAGTACATAAAACTCTACTTCCGGATAAATAATGTTGTAGGTGACATAGCTAACACAAAATTTATGGGACACCAGGTTACAACAGACTATGTTAGAAGTATGATAAGAAGGGGAACAAGCAGGATAGATGCAATATCCAATGTTACAACCAAAGATGGTCAGAAACTAAAAGTGCACGTCCTTGGAATAACAATAAAAAGGGCTAAATCTTCCCAGCAGAAATTCATAAGGGAAACCATGGAAAGAATGGTTCAGGAAGCAGCAGCAAACAAACCATTCCAGGAATTCATCGAGGATATTGTAGGCGGCAAAATGGCTTCCCACATATACCACGAGGCTAAGAAGATCTATCCTCTAAAAAGAGTTGAAACAGTTAAAACCCAGATGATTGAAGAAAAAACATAA
- a CDS encoding CPBP family intramembrane glutamic endopeptidase, whose product MQLFKSIETRKNFLKLILKIMVGLVIIQILRAAIMGTLWFVVPHPVNDLTIFQLFNGLSFILVGLILIFYFKPSLKELGLNLNDLERKTRIIYLLGVLFLVFMAVTPYFLGWEISILIIGMISGLVIPAFEELLFRGYIWNQIQESKDMVNSGVLTWITVTLLFSIWHLGYIDVFLIHPMGPGNIPMLLISKMGIGLILGLIVGFLRLKTGKVYASFIFHGFWNVFAP is encoded by the coding sequence ATGCAGCTTTTTAAATCCATTGAGACCAGAAAAAACTTTTTAAAACTCATATTGAAAATAATGGTGGGCCTTGTCATTATACAAATCTTAAGAGCTGCTATAATGGGAACCTTGTGGTTTGTAGTTCCTCATCCTGTGAATGATCTTACCATATTCCAACTTTTCAATGGTTTGAGTTTTATTCTGGTTGGATTAATCCTAATTTTTTATTTCAAACCTTCCCTCAAGGAACTAGGACTTAATCTGAATGATTTAGAACGTAAAACAAGGATAATATATCTTCTGGGAGTACTTTTCCTGGTATTTATGGCTGTAACCCCATACTTCTTGGGCTGGGAGATCAGTATACTGATAATAGGAATGATATCTGGTCTTGTAATTCCTGCATTTGAAGAATTACTTTTCAGGGGCTACATCTGGAATCAAATCCAGGAATCAAAGGATATGGTTAATTCTGGAGTGTTAACATGGATAACTGTAACCCTACTTTTCAGCATCTGGCATCTAGGTTATATTGATGTCTTTCTCATCCATCCAATGGGTCCCGGCAACATTCCAATGCTTTTGATATCCAAAATGGGAATAGGATTGATATTAGGACTTATTGTAGGATTTTTACGTCTTAAAACAGGAAAAGTGTATGCATCATTTATTTTCCATGGATTCTGGAATGTGTTTGCACCTTAA
- a CDS encoding TIGR00297 family protein, whose protein sequence is MVYLEYVVLVVVIGLITYLRKALDLFGSIFMIIMGIIIIFSAGINWLILILVFLILGLLFTKYKHQYKKEIGVYEGTRTLKNVISNGIVAFIMAAFGNYAGFIGSIATATADTLASEVGVVQQPRLITTLKKVPPGTDGGISVLGTAAGIMGAGIIGVSAYLLGIYPNPFITLKIAIIAGTVGCFIDSILGAVLERRNYLSNEYVNLIATITGAFLGIIMV, encoded by the coding sequence ATGGTATATCTAGAATATGTGGTCCTAGTTGTGGTCATAGGGCTTATAACATACTTAAGGAAAGCTCTTGATCTATTTGGATCCATCTTCATGATTATCATGGGGATTATTATTATTTTTAGCGCCGGTATCAACTGGCTTATTTTAATACTCGTATTTCTGATTCTAGGACTTTTATTTACCAAATACAAGCACCAGTACAAGAAGGAAATAGGTGTTTATGAGGGAACTAGAACCCTCAAAAACGTTATTTCAAATGGAATAGTTGCTTTTATAATGGCTGCATTTGGAAACTACGCAGGATTTATAGGTTCAATTGCAACAGCCACCGCTGACACACTTGCAAGTGAAGTAGGCGTGGTTCAACAACCAAGACTTATAACAACCCTCAAAAAAGTCCCACCAGGAACCGATGGTGGAATATCAGTACTTGGAACTGCGGCAGGAATCATGGGTGCAGGAATCATAGGAGTCTCAGCTTATTTACTTGGAATATACCCCAACCCCTTCATAACATTAAAAATAGCCATAATAGCAGGTACAGTAGGATGTTTTATTGACAGCATCCTTGGAGCTGTGCTTGAAAGAAGAAATTATCTCTCCAACGAATATGTAAATCTTATAGCTACCATAACGGGAGCTTTTTTAGGTATTATCATGGTTTAG
- a CDS encoding 2,3-bisphosphoglycerate-independent phosphoglycerate mutase, which produces MKGIIMIIDGMGDRPLKELGYKTPLEAAKTPNMDKMAKMGINGIMDPIKPGIRAGSDTSHISILGYDPYQVYTGRGPFEAAGVGVDVMPGDIAFRCNFSTADANGTITDRRAGRIRNGTEEIAKTINSMDIDENVEIIFKESTGHRAVLVLRGNGLSDNVSDADPKHEGKPPKEVLPLDNTEEAKKTADVLNRFIEESYNMLKDHPVNLKRIEKGKNPANIIIPRGAGAVPHVQPFGEKYGLKAACIAETGLIKGIGKIAGMDLVDIDGATGGVDTNIENIKKGIMETASKDYEFMLINIDGADEAGHDGEMDDKVKFIEKVDDVVGEMMQIDDLYFILTADHSTPISVMDHTGDPVPIVIKGPEVRVDDVEEFNERAATKGGLCRIRGRNLMDILMDLMNKSTKFGA; this is translated from the coding sequence GTGAAAGGAATCATAATGATAATAGATGGGATGGGAGACCGTCCCCTAAAAGAACTTGGATATAAAACACCTCTTGAAGCTGCAAAAACACCAAACATGGACAAAATGGCAAAAATGGGAATAAATGGAATTATGGATCCCATAAAACCAGGTATAAGGGCAGGAAGTGACACATCCCATATTTCAATACTGGGATACGACCCATACCAGGTTTACACAGGCAGAGGGCCATTTGAAGCTGCAGGAGTTGGTGTGGACGTTATGCCCGGAGACATAGCATTCAGATGCAACTTCTCAACAGCAGACGCCAATGGAACAATCACAGACCGACGTGCCGGAAGAATAAGAAACGGAACAGAAGAAATAGCCAAAACCATTAACTCCATGGACATTGATGAAAATGTGGAGATCATATTCAAGGAATCCACAGGTCACAGGGCAGTTCTTGTTCTCAGAGGTAACGGATTGTCTGATAACGTTTCAGACGCAGACCCTAAACATGAAGGAAAACCTCCAAAAGAAGTTTTACCCCTCGACAATACAGAAGAAGCAAAAAAAACCGCAGATGTGTTGAACAGATTTATTGAAGAATCTTACAACATGCTCAAAGATCATCCAGTAAACCTTAAACGGATTGAAAAAGGGAAAAATCCAGCTAACATAATCATTCCAAGGGGTGCAGGAGCTGTACCTCACGTCCAACCATTTGGAGAAAAATATGGGCTAAAAGCAGCTTGTATAGCAGAAACTGGACTTATAAAAGGTATTGGAAAGATAGCGGGTATGGATTTGGTTGATATTGATGGTGCAACAGGCGGTGTTGACACTAACATAGAAAATATCAAAAAAGGCATCATGGAAACAGCTTCAAAAGATTATGAGTTTATGCTCATCAATATAGACGGTGCAGATGAAGCTGGACACGACGGTGAGATGGATGACAAGGTTAAATTCATTGAAAAAGTTGACGACGTTGTTGGAGAAATGATGCAAATAGACGATCTGTACTTCATTTTAACTGCCGATCATTCAACCCCAATATCTGTAATGGACCACACCGGAGACCCTGTTCCAATAGTTATTAAAGGTCCTGAAGTTCGGGTCGACGATGTTGAAGAATTCAATGAGAGAGCTGCAACGAAAGGCGGACTCTGCAGAATAAGGGGACGAAACCTAATGGACATCCTCATGGATCTCATGAACAAATCCACCAAATTCGGAGCATAA
- the glmM gene encoding phosphoglucosamine mutase has protein sequence MVSRIPQQIPKLFGTSGIRGKLSEDITLELAVNVGRAVSTYVKEFKQEKSNTHGEPEGLSHGKEAKCKIVVGYDTRTSSEMLENAVVSGILQGGCDVLRLGMAPTPLVGYAAMKLCADAGIMITASHNPPQYNGIKLWNPDGMAYRQNQERNIEKIIHEKSFIKVSWENIGKIGDIKGITSDYINDLVDNADIKPGVKVVVDCANGAASYISPLVLRKAGCSVVTLNSQPDGFFPGRMPEPSPQNLQELMKVVKATGADIGIAHDGDADRMVAIDENGHMADFDKLLALVSRAIGGKVVTTVDASVCTDRCMDEVGGEVIRTKVGDVHVAEAIAKNHASFGGEPSGTWLHPNFCMCPDGILSALRVIEIVQKHGPLSKLLDKIPSYPTIRDKINCENFQKPMIMKGVEEKLPDMFDGVIDVNRIDGVRISMNDNSWVLIRPSGTEAYIRITLEAADEERARAIRDKCAEFIEGFL, from the coding sequence ATGGTTTCCAGGATCCCACAGCAAATACCAAAACTCTTTGGAACATCCGGTATAAGGGGCAAGCTTTCAGAAGATATAACCTTAGAACTTGCAGTAAATGTTGGAAGGGCAGTTTCTACCTACGTTAAAGAGTTTAAACAGGAAAAATCCAATACCCATGGAGAACCTGAAGGATTATCCCATGGAAAGGAAGCTAAATGTAAAATAGTAGTAGGGTACGACACACGAACCTCCAGTGAAATGCTCGAAAATGCAGTTGTTTCAGGCATACTTCAGGGAGGGTGTGATGTTCTACGCCTTGGAATGGCCCCAACACCACTTGTAGGTTATGCAGCCATGAAATTATGTGCAGATGCAGGTATAATGATAACAGCATCCCACAACCCACCCCAGTACAACGGAATAAAACTCTGGAATCCAGATGGTATGGCTTACCGTCAGAATCAGGAAAGGAATATCGAAAAGATAATCCATGAAAAAAGTTTTATAAAGGTTTCATGGGAAAATATAGGAAAAATTGGGGATATAAAAGGTATAACCTCTGATTATATAAATGATCTGGTCGATAATGCAGATATAAAGCCCGGTGTGAAGGTTGTTGTGGACTGTGCAAATGGTGCAGCTTCGTACATCTCACCGCTTGTTCTCAGGAAAGCAGGGTGTTCAGTTGTAACCTTAAACTCCCAACCCGACGGATTTTTCCCGGGCAGGATGCCTGAACCATCACCTCAAAACCTTCAAGAACTCATGAAGGTTGTTAAAGCCACAGGGGCAGATATTGGAATTGCACACGACGGTGATGCGGATAGAATGGTTGCAATAGATGAAAACGGACATATGGCAGATTTTGACAAGCTTTTAGCCCTTGTTAGTCGTGCAATAGGTGGAAAAGTAGTTACAACCGTTGATGCATCCGTATGTACCGACAGGTGTATGGATGAAGTTGGCGGTGAAGTTATAAGAACAAAGGTTGGTGATGTTCATGTTGCAGAGGCAATTGCCAAAAATCATGCATCCTTTGGAGGCGAACCATCAGGCACATGGCTTCATCCCAATTTCTGCATGTGTCCAGACGGCATACTCTCAGCGCTGCGAGTTATAGAGATTGTGCAGAAGCATGGGCCATTATCAAAGCTTCTTGATAAAATCCCGAGTTATCCGACTATAAGGGACAAAATAAACTGCGAAAATTTCCAGAAACCCATGATAATGAAGGGTGTGGAAGAAAAACTTCCAGATATGTTTGACGGTGTCATCGATGTAAATCGAATAGACGGTGTCAGAATCTCAATGAATGACAACAGTTGGGTTCTTATAAGACCATCCGGTACAGAAGCTTACATCAGGATAACCCTTGAGGCAGCAGATGAAGAAAGGGCAAGGGCAATAAGGGACAAATGT
- a CDS encoding flavodoxin family protein has product MEKVLLICASPRKGNTAQVLSECARVIEDNGLETETVYLRGKKIESCTACGKCAKIQKCNIDDGLNDIIDKLRESKGFIVGTPVYFGTARGDLMAALQRIGYVSMSTDNFLSWKVGGPIAVARRGGQTSTIQELLMFYLINDMIVPGSTYWNMVFGLERGEAIEDEEGIRTIKRFGENVANLIKKIN; this is encoded by the coding sequence ATGGAAAAAGTTCTTTTAATATGTGCAAGTCCCAGAAAGGGCAACACTGCCCAGGTACTCTCTGAATGTGCCAGAGTAATAGAAGATAATGGTCTGGAAACTGAAACCGTTTATTTAAGGGGTAAAAAAATCGAATCATGCACTGCGTGTGGGAAATGTGCTAAAATCCAAAAGTGCAACATCGATGATGGATTAAACGATATTATTGACAAACTAAGAGAATCAAAGGGTTTTATAGTGGGTACTCCAGTCTACTTCGGAACAGCACGTGGAGACCTCATGGCAGCACTACAGAGGATAGGTTACGTTTCAATGAGCACAGACAACTTCCTTTCATGGAAAGTGGGTGGCCCTATAGCAGTTGCACGCCGTGGAGGCCAGACAAGCACAATACAGGAGCTCCTGATGTTCTATCTCATAAACGATATGATAGTTCCCGGCTCAACTTATTGGAACATGGTTTTCGGACTTGAAAGGGGAGAAGCCATTGAAGATGAAGAAGGAATCAGAACTATCAAAAGATTTGGAGAGAACGTTGCAAATCTAATAAAAAAAATAAATTAA
- a CDS encoding helix-turn-helix transcriptional regulator, with product MKNKLKVYRAMNDITQEKLAKELGVTRQTIIAIEKDKYDPSLSLAFKIAKLFQVKIEDIFLYEEKE from the coding sequence ATGAAGAACAAGCTGAAGGTCTACAGGGCCATGAACGATATTACCCAGGAAAAACTTGCAAAAGAGCTTGGAGTAACCAGACAGACAATAATAGCAATAGAAAAGGATAAATATGATCCTTCATTAAGTTTGGCATTCAAAATAGCGAAATTATTCCAGGTTAAAATAGAAGACATTTTCTTATATGAAGAAAAGGAATAA
- a CDS encoding NifB/NifX family molybdenum-iron cluster-binding protein has translation MKIAVASSNDGKVTEHFGKAQKFFIYEFDGENTEFLEIRESKKNPGEKHQWGKSLEVTGDCEVIICLQIGINAKPGLKKMGKKVFEDEGTVEEVLERFVAHYKFMNQPIKF, from the coding sequence ATGAAAATAGCTGTTGCATCATCAAATGATGGAAAAGTTACTGAACATTTTGGGAAAGCTCAAAAATTCTTCATATACGAATTTGATGGAGAAAATACAGAATTTTTAGAAATAAGAGAATCTAAAAAGAATCCTGGCGAAAAACATCAGTGGGGAAAATCTCTTGAGGTTACAGGCGATTGTGAAGTCATTATATGTCTGCAAATTGGTATAAACGCCAAACCTGGACTGAAAAAGATGGGCAAAAAGGTTTTTGAAGATGAAGGAACTGTTGAAGAAGTTCTCGAGAGATTTGTAGCACATTACAAGTTCATGAATCAGCCCATTAAATTCTAA
- a CDS encoding DUF116 domain-containing protein, whose protein sequence is MALSEFYQIFGQLVFILGISVLALLSITLVLGKLLIKENRLVFPRLLLFTIDIFYGLFKRFSEIVGVDAKIVDQIGIEVRNKLNERIFHKIKPEEKILVLPHCLRHQDCEAKLGESGLVCQDCNRCVIGVLKSKAEEMGYGVYIIPGSTFLKNIVAKNNFKAFIGVACYQDLNLSMMKLSKFHCQGVPLLRDGCINTKVDVKAVLEKLGADIKKGSEKLSDESPCNKNPSKKSI, encoded by the coding sequence ATGGCACTTTCTGAATTTTACCAGATATTTGGGCAGTTAGTTTTCATTCTTGGAATCTCAGTACTAGCTCTGCTCTCTATTACCCTTGTACTTGGAAAACTTCTAATTAAGGAAAACCGATTAGTCTTCCCAAGACTGCTCCTTTTTACCATAGACATTTTTTACGGCCTATTCAAACGGTTTTCTGAAATCGTTGGTGTGGATGCCAAAATCGTGGATCAGATCGGTATAGAAGTTAGGAACAAATTGAATGAAAGAATATTCCACAAGATCAAACCAGAGGAGAAGATCCTTGTCCTCCCACACTGCCTCAGACATCAAGATTGTGAGGCCAAACTCGGGGAGTCTGGACTCGTCTGTCAGGACTGCAACCGCTGTGTTATAGGTGTTCTCAAGAGCAAAGCTGAAGAAATGGGTTACGGTGTTTACATTATACCAGGATCAACCTTTTTAAAGAACATCGTTGCAAAAAACAATTTCAAGGCATTTATAGGTGTTGCCTGTTACCAGGATCTGAACCTTTCCATGATGAAGCTCTCAAAGTTTCACTGCCAAGGAGTTCCACTTCTTAGGGATGGTTGTATCAACACCAAAGTGGATGTTAAAGCTGTGCTTGAGAAGTTAGGTGCAGATATTAAAAAGGGGTCTGAAAAACTCTCCGATGAAAGCCCTTGCAACAAAAACCCCAGCAAAAAATCTATTTAA